The proteins below come from a single Caulobacter segnis ATCC 21756 genomic window:
- a CDS encoding proline iminopeptidase-family hydrolase: MNNRRWTRRRALQAATGAVGALVATGAGGALAAAPRAEGYARVPGGKIYWRKFGSGRKPPLLTLHGGPGSSHQYLLPLRSLADDRPVIFYDQLGCGRSEAPEDDDVYSIQRSVDEVDAVRAALGLDRVVLLGHSWGALLAVEYLCQGRGAGVDRLILSGAMASIPQVVAGFERLFATMPDGWGEKIHALEKAGKTGAPEYAALVQEFYDTFVLRVPPSPEVLATLESLSKSPAYRVLNGPNEFTIIGKIRDWDRRAELKTITQRTLITTGEFDEITLDCHETLRDGIAGETRMAVMAGCSHLTMNEQPALYNALLRGFLNEA, from the coding sequence ATGAATAATCGCCGCTGGACCCGCCGCCGCGCGTTGCAAGCCGCCACCGGTGCCGTGGGCGCGTTAGTCGCCACGGGGGCTGGCGGGGCGTTGGCCGCCGCGCCGCGAGCCGAGGGTTACGCCAGAGTTCCGGGTGGCAAGATCTATTGGCGAAAGTTCGGATCAGGCCGCAAGCCGCCGCTCCTGACGTTGCATGGCGGGCCAGGTTCGTCGCACCAGTACCTGCTGCCGCTGCGGAGTCTTGCTGACGATCGTCCCGTGATTTTCTACGATCAGCTCGGCTGCGGTCGGTCGGAGGCGCCCGAAGACGACGACGTCTATTCGATCCAGCGTTCGGTGGATGAGGTAGACGCCGTCCGCGCCGCCTTGGGTCTGGACCGGGTCGTGCTGCTTGGGCACTCCTGGGGGGCTCTACTGGCCGTCGAGTACCTGTGCCAAGGACGCGGCGCTGGCGTCGATCGCCTGATCCTGAGCGGCGCCATGGCCAGCATCCCCCAAGTCGTGGCTGGCTTCGAGCGCCTGTTCGCGACGATGCCGGACGGCTGGGGCGAGAAGATCCACGCCCTTGAGAAGGCCGGCAAGACGGGCGCGCCGGAGTACGCCGCGCTTGTTCAGGAGTTTTACGACACCTTCGTGCTCCGAGTTCCGCCCAGCCCGGAGGTTCTGGCCACCTTGGAGTCCTTGAGTAAGTCGCCAGCCTATCGCGTCCTCAATGGCCCCAACGAGTTCACGATCATAGGGAAGATTCGGGACTGGGATCGCCGCGCGGAACTGAAGACGATCACCCAGAGGACCTTGATCACAACCGGCGAGTTCGACGAGATCACCCTCGACTGTCATGAGACCCTTCGTGACGGCATCGCTGGCGAGACGCGTATGGCGGTCATGGCAGGGTGCTCGCACCTGACCATGAACGAGCAGCCGGCGCTATATAACGCGCTGTTGCGCGGTTTCCTGAACGAAGCCTAG
- a CDS encoding helix-turn-helix domain-containing protein, translating into MHQSDTRSPTAPNRFLPIPCDVSFAAPRAAQPIVGPSAIVHPGRQPSERSPGHLHDRRPEGLLPWQVSRVRAYIDAGLQGRVSLSVAAGHARLSSGYFSRCFRRFFGVTFSRYVARRRVERAQGLMLEDGRKLCQIALACGFADQAHFTRTFGSLTGCSPARWRRRTLSDRPAARISMDVCAGEAASWKP; encoded by the coding sequence ATGCACCAGTCAGATACGCGATCGCCCACGGCCCCTAACCGTTTCCTCCCGATCCCGTGCGATGTGTCTTTCGCGGCTCCCAGGGCGGCGCAACCCATCGTTGGCCCTAGCGCGATCGTCCACCCTGGTCGACAACCCAGCGAAAGATCCCCTGGACACCTTCACGATAGACGCCCGGAAGGACTGCTTCCGTGGCAGGTCAGTCGGGTGAGGGCGTACATCGACGCGGGACTTCAGGGGCGCGTGTCATTGAGCGTTGCGGCCGGCCACGCGCGTCTCAGTTCCGGCTATTTCTCGCGCTGTTTTCGTAGGTTCTTTGGCGTCACCTTCTCGCGCTATGTCGCCAGACGACGCGTCGAGCGAGCGCAAGGCCTCATGCTGGAAGACGGCCGGAAGCTCTGTCAGATCGCTCTGGCGTGCGGCTTTGCCGATCAGGCGCATTTCACGCGCACCTTCGGCAGCCTGACAGGCTGCAGTCCGGCGCGATGGCGCCGCCGGACCCTGTCGGACCGGCCAGCCGCAAGGATCTCGATGGATGTATGCGCGGGTGAGGCGGCTTCCTGGAAACCTTGA
- a CDS encoding HNH endonuclease, with the protein MKAVLDAKVSSAYDDDISSRYHFPSRYLPVMEACVDDWIVFRQPRAAGGNLAYFATAKIAAIVPDPMLDKHYYAIIERYSPFEKPVPWLREGRYSERALRDLENVSQLGLYLRGKSVRPLEDGDFLSIVEAGFSNLWDSPGEGDLDRAELDLLASRLAASSAAQRERAIISLLVNKKLRDRNFRRAVGAAYHWRCAISGLSLKDRGGNYEVQGAHIVSVAEGGPDIVPNGIALSGTLHWLFDRHLISIGEDHGILIGTQGLPTGLLALIRSSGDRLSLPANQQHWPAEQFLSRHRSRFREIHRIG; encoded by the coding sequence GTGAAGGCGGTTCTAGATGCAAAAGTATCGTCTGCATATGACGACGACATATCCTCCCGATACCATTTTCCATCCAGATACCTTCCTGTGATGGAAGCCTGCGTCGATGATTGGATTGTTTTCCGTCAGCCGCGCGCAGCGGGTGGAAATCTCGCGTATTTCGCCACAGCTAAAATTGCGGCTATTGTGCCGGACCCAATGTTGGATAAGCATTACTACGCGATTATTGAGCGATATTCGCCCTTCGAGAAACCCGTTCCATGGTTAAGAGAAGGTAGATATTCCGAGCGCGCGCTGAGAGATTTGGAAAACGTCTCACAACTCGGCCTATACCTCCGCGGAAAATCCGTCCGGCCTTTGGAAGATGGGGATTTCCTAAGTATAGTTGAGGCAGGATTCTCAAATCTATGGGATTCTCCGGGCGAGGGCGACTTGGACCGCGCGGAGCTCGACCTGCTTGCTTCACGCCTGGCCGCTTCATCAGCGGCACAACGGGAAAGAGCGATCATATCGCTGCTGGTCAACAAGAAGCTCAGAGATCGAAATTTCAGACGTGCTGTGGGCGCGGCATATCATTGGAGGTGCGCGATCAGCGGCCTTAGCCTGAAGGACCGCGGAGGAAACTATGAAGTTCAAGGCGCCCACATCGTTTCCGTAGCGGAGGGTGGACCTGACATCGTGCCAAACGGCATCGCGCTATCAGGCACCCTTCACTGGCTATTCGATCGTCACTTGATCTCGATCGGCGAAGATCACGGCATACTCATCGGCACGCAGGGACTACCAACTGGTCTCCTCGCACTAATTCGCTCAAGCGGTGATCGCTTGTCTCTCCCGGCTAACCAACAGCATTGGCCGGCGGAGCAGTTCTTGAGCCGCCACCGATCTAGATTCCGGGAAATTCATCGCATCGGTTAA
- a CDS encoding glycosyltransferase family 61 protein: MVASVDISDCDRVSMSEALAGAHRAARVPLMASSGRIPPRPMLWPCDGDLLNALHDQDSVVAPDIDLMVAHRVVVGGGGAHVKLDDVLVYAEGPYPAYIKYWYDNDITPQAWDFRAPARLSLPKAFVITHFNYVWGHWLTEMYPKLFLIRALVQAGVVAPLLLPASAPAYMTRIARSLIPDLEIVTYNSLHQAVEVGTVLLPHMLHRDYHFHDFLRWELEREALAWPRAGGFDKLFVSRGGVRTPESFREMENEAEIEGIAQELGLTLLRPETLSWSEQARIFSRAAVVAGEFGSGLHNALLSPPGCQVVSLNWLVEVQSRIGNFRGHDVGYILPDDGRARLHTIEPQKQPFRIDPEDFRRKLGFAVERAEARAPMAGWDDGPIVGPGLRL, encoded by the coding sequence ATGGTTGCTTCGGTCGACATTTCCGACTGCGACCGGGTTTCGATGTCGGAGGCGCTGGCCGGCGCGCATCGCGCCGCGCGCGTGCCGCTCATGGCCTCCAGCGGCCGCATTCCGCCGCGACCCATGCTCTGGCCCTGCGACGGCGACCTGCTGAACGCCTTGCACGACCAGGATTCCGTGGTGGCGCCCGACATCGACCTGATGGTCGCGCATCGCGTCGTCGTCGGCGGCGGCGGCGCGCACGTCAAGCTCGACGACGTGCTGGTCTACGCCGAGGGCCCTTATCCGGCCTACATCAAGTACTGGTACGACAACGACATCACGCCGCAGGCCTGGGACTTTCGCGCGCCGGCGCGCCTCAGTCTGCCCAAGGCCTTCGTGATCACCCATTTCAACTACGTCTGGGGTCACTGGCTGACCGAGATGTACCCGAAGCTCTTCCTGATCCGGGCCCTCGTCCAGGCCGGGGTGGTCGCGCCGCTGCTGCTGCCCGCCTCGGCGCCCGCCTACATGACCCGGATCGCCCGCAGTCTCATCCCCGACCTTGAGATCGTCACCTACAACTCCCTCCACCAGGCGGTTGAGGTTGGGACGGTTCTGCTGCCGCACATGCTGCATCGGGACTACCATTTCCACGACTTCCTGCGGTGGGAGCTGGAGCGCGAAGCCCTGGCCTGGCCGCGCGCCGGCGGCTTCGACAAGCTGTTCGTCAGTCGCGGCGGCGTGCGCACGCCCGAGTCCTTCCGGGAGATGGAGAACGAGGCCGAGATCGAGGGGATCGCCCAGGAGCTGGGCCTGACGTTGCTGCGTCCCGAGACCTTGTCCTGGAGCGAGCAGGCGCGGATCTTTTCGAGAGCCGCCGTCGTCGCCGGCGAGTTCGGGTCCGGCCTGCACAACGCCCTGCTGTCGCCGCCCGGCTGTCAGGTCGTCTCCCTGAACTGGCTGGTCGAGGTGCAGTCCCGTATCGGCAACTTCCGGGGGCACGACGTCGGCTACATCCTCCCGGACGACGGCCGCGCGCGTCTGCACACGATCGAGCCCCAGAAGCAGCCGTTCAGGATCGATCCCGAGGATTTCCGCCGCAAGCTGGGCTTTGCGGTCGAGCGGGCCGAGGCGAGGGCGCCGATGGCGGGTTGGGATGACGGGCCCATCGTGGGTCCGGGGCTTCGGCTATGA
- a CDS encoding very short patch repair endonuclease: MVDRLTEDRRSWLMSRVRSENTTPELRVRSIAHSMGLRFRLHRSDLPGKPDLVFPRHKVAIFVHGCFWHRHEGCRKASMPKSRQEFWGAKFEANIERDRRVTSQLRALGWNVETIWECETRDLKTISERLSRVFGLLKRRDK; the protein is encoded by the coding sequence GTGGTTGATCGCCTGACTGAAGACCGAAGATCTTGGTTGATGTCGCGGGTCAGAAGCGAGAATACAACCCCGGAGCTTCGCGTCAGATCAATCGCCCACTCGATGGGCTTGCGATTTCGTTTGCATCGATCCGACCTGCCTGGAAAGCCTGACTTGGTGTTCCCCCGACACAAGGTGGCTATCTTTGTTCATGGGTGCTTTTGGCATAGGCACGAGGGGTGTCGTAAGGCCTCCATGCCCAAGTCCCGGCAGGAATTCTGGGGCGCAAAATTCGAAGCTAACATCGAGCGGGACCGCCGCGTAACAAGTCAACTTCGAGCTCTTGGCTGGAACGTTGAGACGATTTGGGAGTGCGAGACGCGCGACCTCAAGACGATATCGGAGCGGTTAAGTCGCGTATTCGGTCTTCTGAAGCGGAGAGATAAATAG
- a CDS encoding tyrosine-type recombinase/integrase yields MSVYKPAKSRFYQYDFQYKGKRYTGSTSVATMRKAEEVERKVRADVALGLYDDQAGMTLDEAAGQWWEEVGKHLRTARDVERRLEILLRLMGPETRLVDITTRKVSTAIEKRRSETFQKAPDRPGKPAKRYPIKNATVNGDIIGMLRRILRRAETIWEVKPIPKISWRALTLKEPEPEVRLYTEAQQQAWLDQCDPVTRTALSLLLTYGLRLGELFFPPSAFDPSGPRLVINKRKRGALLLPLRQDHADDIAARVAVAINEGLETVWFEELVIPAAGKRERRVMYIPLTYGGIQARMRTAAKRAGLNMPRLIHGTRHHAGTMMLAKSGNLKLAQQLLGHADIKSTMRYAHAMDGALRNVLENLDPVRKSPDSPEPVVRRRSRSIKS; encoded by the coding sequence ATGAGCGTCTACAAGCCCGCCAAGAGCCGCTTCTACCAGTACGACTTCCAGTACAAGGGAAAGCGCTACACGGGGTCGACCAGTGTCGCGACCATGCGCAAGGCCGAGGAGGTCGAGCGCAAGGTTCGGGCCGACGTCGCACTCGGCCTCTACGACGACCAGGCCGGCATGACGCTCGACGAGGCCGCCGGACAATGGTGGGAGGAGGTCGGCAAGCACCTGCGCACGGCCCGCGACGTCGAGCGACGGCTCGAGATCCTGCTGCGCCTGATGGGACCCGAAACCCGCCTCGTCGACATCACTACCCGCAAGGTGTCGACGGCGATCGAGAAGCGCCGCAGCGAGACCTTCCAGAAGGCGCCCGACCGACCGGGCAAGCCCGCCAAGCGCTACCCCATCAAGAACGCGACAGTGAACGGCGACATCATCGGCATGCTGCGGCGGATCCTGCGGCGGGCCGAGACCATCTGGGAGGTGAAGCCCATCCCCAAGATCAGCTGGCGCGCGCTCACCCTCAAGGAGCCGGAACCGGAGGTGCGGCTCTACACCGAGGCCCAGCAACAGGCCTGGCTCGACCAATGCGACCCTGTCACCCGCACCGCGCTCAGCCTGCTGCTGACCTACGGTCTGCGGCTTGGCGAACTCTTCTTCCCCCCCTCGGCCTTCGACCCCTCAGGGCCGCGCCTGGTGATCAATAAGCGGAAGCGCGGGGCCTTGCTGCTGCCGCTGCGCCAGGACCACGCCGACGATATCGCCGCCCGGGTCGCAGTGGCGATTAATGAGGGTCTGGAGACGGTCTGGTTCGAGGAGCTGGTAATCCCGGCCGCCGGCAAGCGGGAGCGGCGGGTGATGTATATCCCGCTGACCTATGGCGGCATCCAGGCGCGCATGCGCACCGCCGCCAAGCGGGCAGGGCTCAACATGCCGCGCCTGATCCACGGCACGCGTCATCACGCCGGGACGATGATGCTGGCCAAGAGCGGAAACCTGAAGCTGGCCCAGCAGTTGCTGGGCCATGCGGACATCAAGTCGACGATGCGCTATGCTCACGCCATGGACGGGGCGCTGCGCAATGTCCTCGAGAATTTGGACCCCGTCCGCAAGTCCCCTGATAGTCCCGAACCGGTCGTTCGGCGCAGGTCCCGGAGCATTAAGTCCTGA
- a CDS encoding O-methyltransferase, translating into MASFDTVNYSLRPNKAIQRQIVFDGLDQIDRVVPLRTSLYIGFGSVWFTDFILAHRRLGITDMISIENKAIGAARARFNAPFKSVKVEEGDSNAVLGNLANNEVLCSKQWIVWLDYDRSLSQEVLNDIVTVMTHASENSILLITINASPGSLGKSPRVREAYIRGLLGDSVSQDYGASNFEAESIVETLSTSLRAYIIDKAVQLGRPGGYVPAFNMSYRDGAPMLTVGGVLPALGARPAIRATVNEPTWPGSPTIPIQAPPLTLKEVGALQRLLPAARPPSRAALRRLGFDLEEEQLAAYCEHYKRYPAFLQVVT; encoded by the coding sequence ATGGCGTCTTTCGACACTGTGAATTACAGCCTCAGGCCCAATAAAGCTATTCAAAGACAGATCGTATTTGATGGCCTGGATCAAATTGATCGCGTCGTACCTCTTCGCACAAGCCTGTACATAGGCTTCGGCTCTGTCTGGTTCACTGACTTTATTCTTGCCCACCGGCGGTTGGGCATTACCGATATGATATCGATTGAAAATAAGGCGATAGGAGCTGCTCGAGCTCGATTCAATGCCCCCTTTAAGAGTGTGAAGGTCGAGGAAGGCGATTCGAACGCCGTCCTGGGGAACCTGGCAAACAACGAAGTACTTTGCTCCAAGCAATGGATCGTATGGCTAGACTACGATAGATCCCTTTCCCAGGAAGTGCTCAACGACATCGTGACAGTCATGACGCACGCGTCAGAGAACTCGATATTGCTCATAACGATAAATGCATCACCTGGAAGTTTGGGCAAAAGCCCACGCGTGCGTGAAGCGTATATCCGAGGACTACTGGGGGACTCCGTTTCGCAAGATTACGGCGCGTCGAATTTCGAGGCCGAGAGCATCGTAGAAACCCTCTCAACTTCCCTTAGGGCGTACATCATCGATAAGGCGGTGCAGCTAGGCCGTCCGGGCGGATACGTCCCGGCATTCAACATGTCGTACCGAGATGGCGCTCCAATGCTGACCGTCGGCGGTGTACTTCCCGCCCTCGGAGCGCGCCCTGCTATTCGCGCGACGGTCAATGAGCCGACATGGCCGGGCTCTCCGACCATACCCATTCAGGCACCACCTCTAACGCTGAAGGAAGTCGGGGCCCTACAGAGACTCCTTCCCGCCGCGCGGCCACCTTCACGGGCTGCGTTGCGCCGTTTAGGCTTCGACTTGGAGGAGGAGCAACTTGCTGCCTATTGTGAACACTACAAGAGGTATCCGGCCTTTTTGCAGGTCGTGACTTAA
- a CDS encoding ATP-binding protein, which translates to MEATRVKADPTKAFFVRTITRDIRLEDCILDLVDNSLDGARSMLGAPASTIDGKIDFSKFLVEIHFSEDGFSIVDNCGGISLDDAINYAFTFGRREDDDPEDYTIGVYGIGMKRAVFKLGNQVSVRSTNRPPKKGAAPEPFEVTIDVPEWLKSPTWDFDLGPSDPLSKPGVEIVVKDLNDEVAAVFATPGFENNMRRLLGRDYSRFISHGLTIKVNGKAIRPFEFGILQSDTIKPFRADFTFRDVRVELISGMAAQPSESDDPDEDAEKEDRSGWYVLCNDRLVLAADKSIITGWGYEGKNRWHPQYRGFIGIVHFSAKSTEDLPLTTTKRSIDPDRQVYKGAIGRMIELTRAWIDYTNKRKSALEEAKSLEGGAKYVPAFDLPINKTLSYPTLTSAPRVKEITIQYPKLQRLVRDLAQGFGDPGLSAREVGNRSFDYAYRELVGEVE; encoded by the coding sequence ATGGAAGCCACGCGCGTAAAAGCCGATCCCACTAAGGCATTTTTCGTTCGTACCATTACGCGAGACATTCGGCTCGAAGACTGCATTCTAGACCTGGTAGACAATTCGCTAGATGGCGCACGCTCGATGCTCGGCGCTCCTGCGTCTACCATCGACGGAAAGATAGATTTCTCTAAATTTTTGGTCGAGATCCACTTCTCCGAAGATGGCTTCAGCATTGTCGATAACTGCGGCGGCATATCGCTAGACGATGCGATCAACTATGCATTTACGTTCGGCCGGCGTGAGGATGACGATCCCGAGGATTATACCATCGGCGTTTACGGTATCGGTATGAAGCGAGCAGTTTTCAAGCTCGGGAATCAGGTATCCGTTCGGAGCACGAACCGCCCTCCAAAGAAAGGGGCAGCGCCTGAGCCATTCGAAGTGACTATCGATGTCCCGGAGTGGCTGAAGTCACCAACCTGGGATTTCGATCTAGGTCCATCCGATCCGCTATCGAAACCCGGCGTAGAAATCGTGGTTAAGGATCTAAACGACGAGGTGGCGGCTGTATTTGCCACCCCCGGTTTTGAAAATAATATGCGCAGACTTCTTGGGCGAGATTACTCTCGATTTATATCTCATGGCCTCACCATTAAGGTAAACGGAAAAGCGATTAGGCCATTCGAGTTTGGAATATTGCAGAGCGATACGATTAAGCCCTTCCGAGCTGATTTTACCTTTAGAGACGTGCGGGTGGAGTTGATCTCCGGCATGGCGGCGCAACCATCTGAGTCGGACGATCCCGATGAAGACGCGGAGAAGGAAGATCGCTCGGGATGGTATGTCCTTTGTAACGATCGCCTGGTGCTCGCTGCCGACAAGTCGATCATCACTGGCTGGGGCTACGAAGGCAAAAATCGTTGGCACCCTCAGTACCGCGGCTTCATAGGTATTGTTCACTTCTCTGCAAAGTCGACCGAAGACCTGCCATTGACTACCACGAAGAGAAGCATAGACCCCGATAGGCAGGTCTATAAGGGCGCGATCGGGCGAATGATCGAGCTGACAAGGGCTTGGATCGATTACACGAACAAGCGCAAATCGGCCCTCGAAGAGGCAAAGTCGTTGGAGGGTGGGGCAAAGTATGTCCCCGCGTTTGATCTGCCCATCAATAAGACGCTCAGCTATCCTACGCTAACAAGCGCGCCCCGCGTAAAAGAAATCACGATCCAATATCCGAAGCTCCAGCGGCTCGTTCGTGACCTAGCCCAAGGCTTTGGCGATCCCGGCCTATCCGCTCGAGAGGTTGGAAACCGCTCATTCGACTACGCCTATCGTGAACTTGTGGGTGAGGTCGAATAG
- a CDS encoding DNA cytosine methyltransferase, with amino-acid sequence MRLEAIESRQHDGRLLARVVDNDAMKLVELFCGTGGFSRGAHAAGFEVAVAYDLDKTLTSSYEINFPQTKLRHEDVGELTGDKIRAEVGDEVFGLFGGPPCQGFSDIGRRDVSDPRRLLLGHFFRLVKEVKPAFFIMENVRGLKYSDSLPLLTDAIASVQEDYKVSEPEVFNAADFGAATVRNRIFVVGIRKDIGATFDRAELLKLRRPAATVQQAIEDLESAVEMTPSESLQGFDRWKIEGKAEPSSYASKLRAKDCVFTGHMATAHTPAVVRRFSEVAPGAFDLVGRHPRLKPDGQCPTLRAGTGSDRGSYQAVRPIHPKFNRVITVREAARLQGFPDDHVFHPTIWHSFRMIGNSVSPIMAEAVFNAIKSCLKIVTDNSSSTAENHTPTSSGPDIDIAAE; translated from the coding sequence TTGCGGCTGGAGGCTATCGAATCGCGGCAACATGACGGACGACTGCTCGCCAGGGTGGTGGATAACGATGCGATGAAGCTGGTTGAGCTGTTTTGTGGCACAGGGGGGTTTTCCCGGGGTGCTCACGCCGCTGGTTTCGAAGTTGCCGTGGCCTACGATCTCGATAAGACATTGACGTCTTCGTACGAGATCAACTTTCCCCAAACGAAACTGCGGCATGAGGACGTCGGAGAGCTGACCGGCGATAAGATTCGCGCGGAAGTCGGTGACGAGGTGTTCGGCCTTTTCGGAGGCCCCCCCTGTCAGGGGTTTAGCGACATCGGTCGTCGCGATGTGTCAGATCCGCGACGCCTCCTTCTCGGTCACTTTTTCCGCCTGGTGAAGGAAGTAAAACCCGCATTCTTCATCATGGAGAATGTTAGAGGCCTTAAGTATTCAGACTCCCTCCCCCTGCTCACGGACGCGATCGCGAGCGTCCAAGAGGACTATAAGGTCTCCGAGCCGGAGGTATTCAACGCCGCTGATTTTGGTGCAGCTACGGTTCGGAATAGAATATTTGTAGTTGGAATACGCAAGGATATTGGAGCGACCTTCGACAGGGCGGAGCTGCTGAAACTACGCCGCCCCGCTGCGACAGTTCAGCAGGCCATTGAAGATCTAGAGAGTGCTGTCGAAATGACTCCCTCTGAAAGCCTGCAGGGCTTCGATCGCTGGAAGATCGAGGGCAAAGCTGAGCCTTCCAGCTACGCATCAAAGTTGCGAGCGAAAGATTGCGTCTTCACCGGCCACATGGCCACCGCCCACACACCTGCCGTGGTGCGACGCTTCTCTGAAGTCGCACCCGGAGCGTTCGATCTGGTTGGGCGGCACCCGCGATTGAAGCCAGATGGGCAATGTCCAACACTGCGCGCCGGAACTGGTAGCGACCGCGGATCATATCAAGCGGTGCGTCCCATTCACCCGAAATTCAACCGCGTCATAACGGTACGGGAGGCTGCGCGACTGCAAGGCTTCCCAGACGATCACGTCTTTCACCCGACAATATGGCATAGCTTCCGGATGATAGGGAACAGCGTTTCGCCAATAATGGCGGAGGCGGTATTCAATGCCATAAAAAGCTGCCTGAAAATTGTAACTGATAATAGTTCAAGTACCGCCGAAAATCATACTCCCACGTCCTCTGGTCCCGACATCGATATCGCGGCGGAGTAG
- a CDS encoding helix-turn-helix domain-containing protein, with protein sequence MARRSQATPPHPDLFDHGPVLPPQADAADRGSPTCTCGGFQAWRAGEGASTAAKTLGPITEHRFAEAFKDRALASAKVAAKLVGLDVDTLSAMADAGIIRAVRKGRLRSYTEHALRAYLLDGPDAPSHAPSDRRPSEKRRVRAIPFSKRRAAPL encoded by the coding sequence ATGGCACGTCGATCTCAGGCGACCCCGCCGCATCCGGACCTCTTCGACCACGGCCCCGTTCTGCCACCGCAAGCCGACGCGGCCGATCGTGGGTCGCCAACCTGCACCTGCGGCGGCTTCCAAGCCTGGCGAGCAGGTGAGGGGGCATCAACGGCCGCGAAGACCCTTGGTCCAATCACCGAGCATCGCTTCGCCGAGGCCTTCAAAGATCGCGCGCTTGCTTCGGCCAAGGTCGCAGCGAAGCTGGTCGGGCTCGACGTCGATACGCTCTCGGCCATGGCCGACGCCGGCATCATCCGGGCCGTCCGCAAAGGCCGCTTGCGCAGCTACACCGAGCACGCTCTGCGCGCTTACCTGCTCGATGGCCCCGATGCGCCATCGCACGCGCCAAGCGACCGGCGCCCCAGTGAGAAGCGCCGGGTTCGCGCGATCCCGTTTTCCAAGCGCCGCGCCGCTCCCCTGTAG
- a CDS encoding esterase-like activity of phytase family protein → MKTRLLPLLLALLAGAPAEAAPRVSLLKACATPKGIVFQGGGYGGISGIDHDPRSGLWAFISDDKSERGPSHAFLGRLDVRPGAPCGPMLQTMIPLRREDGVTFPDRKAGTEAADGEAIRFDPKSEDLLWATEGDFEHGDPPAIRRMGRDGRPTARLVAPDGLRFEPGGRTGARKNATFEGMSWSADGQSLWVSMEGPLVQDGPIPSVAEGGLVRLSRLDGSGRLLAQYAYRIDPVQAGSPVGVGDNGVSEILVLDAQRLLVLERSGIKGGDGRYAYHVRLYLADLSRAEDVSRRPSLAEGPVRAVHKRLLLNFDRLGIRIDNLEAMAWGPRQKDGARTLVLASDDNHDASQINQILVLSVRP, encoded by the coding sequence ATGAAGACGCGCCTGCTCCCGCTGCTCCTGGCCCTGCTGGCCGGCGCCCCGGCCGAGGCCGCGCCCCGCGTCTCGCTGCTCAAGGCCTGCGCGACGCCCAAGGGGATCGTCTTTCAGGGCGGCGGCTATGGCGGAATCTCGGGGATCGACCACGACCCCCGCTCTGGCCTTTGGGCGTTCATCAGCGACGACAAGTCCGAGCGCGGTCCATCCCACGCCTTCCTCGGGCGGCTCGATGTCCGGCCCGGCGCGCCCTGCGGACCGATGCTGCAGACGATGATCCCCCTACGCCGTGAGGACGGGGTGACCTTCCCGGATCGCAAGGCGGGGACCGAGGCGGCCGACGGCGAGGCGATCCGCTTCGATCCCAAAAGCGAGGACCTGCTCTGGGCCACGGAAGGTGATTTCGAGCACGGCGATCCGCCGGCCATTCGGCGAATGGGCCGGGACGGGCGGCCCACCGCCCGCCTCGTTGCGCCCGACGGCCTCCGCTTTGAGCCCGGCGGCCGCACGGGCGCTCGCAAGAACGCCACCTTCGAGGGGATGTCATGGTCCGCTGACGGACAATCCCTGTGGGTCTCCATGGAAGGGCCCCTGGTCCAGGACGGTCCGATCCCTTCGGTCGCCGAGGGCGGCCTCGTCCGCCTCAGCCGTCTGGACGGTTCCGGGCGTCTCTTGGCCCAATACGCCTACCGCATCGACCCTGTGCAGGCCGGTTCGCCGGTGGGCGTGGGGGATAATGGCGTCAGCGAGATCCTCGTGCTGGACGCCCAGCGGCTGCTGGTTCTGGAACGCTCGGGGATCAAGGGCGGCGATGGCCGATACGCCTATCATGTCCGCCTCTATCTGGCGGACCTGTCGCGGGCCGAGGATGTTTCGCGGCGTCCCAGCCTGGCGGAGGGGCCCGTCCGCGCCGTCCATAAGCGGCTTCTGCTGAACTTCGACCGTCTGGGAATCCGGATCGACAACCTGGAGGCCATGGCGTGGGGGCCGCGTCAGAAGGACGGCGCGCGGACCCTGGTGCTGGCCTCGGACGACAACCATGACGCCAGCCAGATCAACCAGATCCTGGTTCTTAGCGTCAGGCCCTAG